The Rosa rugosa chromosome 1, drRosRugo1.1, whole genome shotgun sequence genomic sequence TTTAACTCTGTGAGCATTGGTGAGAAGTTTACCATGACAGAGAACCCACAGAAATGTCTTGAGCTTTGGGGGAATTTGCATTTTCCAAATAAATTTCCAAGGAGAGTTACTTTGATCATAGTCCTCAAAGAAAATGTTGTAAGCCGAATCCTTTAATTTCGTGAGACTCTGCAATATCTGGCACAATAGGCTCAACCCTATTAATCACCCTAACCCTACTAGGATTAGAAACACAATTAATCCAATATTTAGGACTAGGTAattaatttcaatatttcctaCGTACAATCAAGGAGCACCTGGGACATGACATGAAGGGTACCAGAAAATCGGCTACTGCGGAGGCGAGACCAGGAGCATGAAGATAGGACATGATCTTTATATTGtatattttgtttttcataTTTATCTCTGCCTTTAAATACACTATttagttcattattacaataaattgttTTGGGAACTCCAATCTTGGTTTCAGTTCTTTCTCCAATTTTGTTATGCCGCAAGATCCGAGCTACATATTCCAGACTTGGCAAAGAACTATTAAATTCGTCTGTCCCAGCTGCTCCTTAATTGTACGTACAtaggaaatattgaaattacCCAGTCCTAATTGGATCATGTCTCTAATCCTAGTAGGGTTAGGGTGACTATCCTAGTTTGGTTCAATCTATTGGCTATAAATAACTCCAACATGTAGAATAAGAATTCTGCTCATTGAAGGTATTAATCTAATTcctaaaccctaattcaaaCGACACCAATAAACTTGCAACGTACGTGCCAATGGGTAGTGGGCACTCGCTTCTCTCTGTATTTTCCCCTACCATGGATCTGCCTTCTTCAGGCATATATAGTGACTGAAGACCACCAtaccaaaagaaaagagaaacgaAGGAGGACTGACGACGTgaacaaacaaagaaagagaCAAAGAACGTCGACGGTCGACCACCTAACTGAAGAGAAGAAGATTAAAATGACTGAAGGAAGTACTGACGCCCACCCGATGAAACGAAAAGATAAAAGAACAAGAATGCCTGACGACGACGTGAACAAGGAAAGTAAGAGACAAAGAACCAAAGAGAAAAAGTTTGATCAGGTTCACACAGCCATCAAGCGTCTCATGTTCGCCGTCGACGGTGGCAGTAGGCCTGAAGATCTTGTAAGGTTGACCGGTAGCAATCCTGAGGTGGTGGAGATCAATGAGCCCAAGTGCGTTGAGTATTTGAACAAGATACATGACCAAATTGTTGAGCTAAAACAAAATAGTatcaaaaagagaaaagcaaacTGGTCTGGGCTTCCCACTGAGCTTCTAGAGTCCATCTTGAAAAAGCTTATACCTTCTGAATTTGACATCCTTGGCTTTAGAGATATTCGATATTTTAAAGCCGTCTGTCATTCCTGGAGAACCGCCGCAATATCTTGTAGCTCTTACGTCCCGTTGCCTCGAACTCCGTGTCTCTTGCTTCATGAAAACAACTCCTCCCTTTTTGATCCCATAGGAAAGAAGGTGCACCAAATCAGGAACATCTGTGACTTTTTTCCTCGAGCCACCTGTGTGGGTTCATCATATGGGTGGATTGTCATGTTTTACGAAGATGAAGATTCGAAAGAATCAATGGCACATCTTTTTAACCCGATTTCAAGAGCCAGCATTCCAATCCCAGGCACACAGACCCTTCAAGACTACAGCCTTGCAAACAAAATTTCTAAAGCTATTGTTTCGTCCAATCCGTCTAGCAACAAAAACTTTTTTGTGGTAGTGGAATATAAGGGAAATCTAGCATACTATAAGCTTGGCGACGGAGACAAATCATGGCGAAAGTTGGGCGATAATAACAGACACAAATATATTATGTTTCACAATGACCAATTAATTGCATTGTCCCGGGGGTTAACTGAGATTTGGAACTTCAAGGAATACCCTCCTCGACGACCTCGGCGTATTGAAGACTCTCCTACCGACGGACGGGTTGAAGATTCCTATTTGGTGGAGTCATTGACGGGTGATATTTTACGTGTGGGAAAAAGTGTGAAAGAAAGAGGTATGGATGGGACTTCACAGTTTTCTGTGAAAAAGTTAAACTTAGCGGAAAGCAAATGGGAAAATGTGCAAAGTTTAGGCGACCAGAGCTTGTACTTGTTTCGTGAACATGTAATGTCATTGCCGAACccatgtttcttaggatgtgaGAAAAACTCAATCTACTTCGCAACAACAAAAGTTGAAGAATATAGAATATACAACCTTGATGAAGGTAAAGTAATTAGGAAGGAGTCATTTAGTGAAAATGTACAATTGAATGCTTGTTGTAAACCATTTTGGATTGTTCCTAATCCATGGTGAATTATTTGTAAGATCGGTTGGTTGTATACTTTATCCAagtattattattaattattaaAGATGAAATCTTTCTGATTTTGATTGCTTTGACTCTTTGAGAATGAATATAGTATAATTAAAAGGACATGAGTTCTATTTATGTTTTCACTGCGTTGGGTTCATTACATATATAACTCGCAATGTTGCCCGCGCTCTGCTGCGGGAATTATTGCTGTTTTTTTAAAGTATATGAATTGGTTCAACAAAAGTGGTGAAACAAATTGACAAACAGATGATTGGAGTATAAAGGTGTTCAAACTTATGGATTAATAATGTAAAATGAATTTTGATTGAAAAATGTGAATC encodes the following:
- the LOC133726882 gene encoding putative F-box protein At1g65770, producing MTEGSTDAHPMKRKDKRTRMPDDDVNKESKRQRTKEKKFDQVHTAIKRLMFAVDGGSRPEDLVRLTGSNPEVVEINEPKCVEYLNKIHDQIVELKQNSIKKRKANWSGLPTELLESILKKLIPSEFDILGFRDIRYFKAVCHSWRTAAISCSSYVPLPRTPCLLLHENNSSLFDPIGKKVHQIRNICDFFPRATCVGSSYGWIVMFYEDEDSKESMAHLFNPISRASIPIPGTQTLQDYSLANKISKAIVSSNPSSNKNFFVVVEYKGNLAYYKLGDGDKSWRKLGDNNRHKYIMFHNDQLIALSRGLTEIWNFKEYPPRRPRRIEDSPTDGRVEDSYLVESLTGDILRVGKSVKERGMDGTSQFSVKKLNLAESKWENVQSLGDQSLYLFREHVMSLPNPCFLGCEKNSIYFATTKVEEYRIYNLDEGKVIRKESFSENVQLNACCKPFWIVPNPW